Within Sulfurospirillum arsenophilum NBRC 109478, the genomic segment TAGGACTCGGTGTGCCTAAAGGCCGTAGTGCTGACATGGAAAATGAAGATGCGAATGGTGTGCATCAAGTTATGACGCTTCTTACGCAAACACAAAAAAACCTTTTTGACCATGCCCTTCAAAAATCAATCTTGCGTAACAAACACGTCGTCGTCATCGGTGGTGGCGACTCTGCAATGGATGCGCTTCGTACTGCCATTCGCCATAAAGCCAAAAGCGTAACCTGTGTTTACCGTAGAGATGAGAAAAGTATGCCGGGAAGTCCTGCTGAAGTCATCAATGCCAAAGAAGAAGGCGTACAGTTTATCTTTAACGCTCTGCCTAAAAAAGCGTTGGTGGATGAGGAACACCGTGTTGTGGGACTTGAGATTATGGAAACGTACCTCGATGAAAATAACAAATTGCAAACCAAACCGCACAGTGTTCAAACCTTACCAGCCGATAGCATCATTTTAGCACTTGGATTTGAAGCGAAACATTTTAGCTTTTACGATGAACTAGGTCTTGCCGTGGGTCGTTCAAACACCCTCATCGTCGATGAGAACAAAGAGACAAACCATCCTTTCATTTTCGCGGGTGGCGATGTCGTACGTGGAGCAAACTTGGTTGTCAATGCCGCACTGGATGGCAGAACGGCTGCTGTAGCAATAGCTCGAAAATTGGGCGTTGTAGAAGATCAGAAGCTTTACATGTAAAAGCTTCTGATCTTTAATTGCTTCCTTGACAAAAGAAATATGCAAATATTAAACATCTGTCATTTTTTTCACTCTCAAATCTTCTTTTTAAATCAGAGATTAGTCATTTTGCGATACGTTAGTATAAACACTTACAAAAGGAGTTTCCATGCTTTCAAAAGTTCTTATTACAACGCTTGCTCTGTGTAGTTTTATGTTTGCAACAGAGTGTACAGAGCGTTATGGCAAAGGCGCATTAGAGATAAAACTTGCCACGGGAAGTCCTGGAGAGTTAGGTCTTGTCAAAGTCTTAGCCGAAGCATTTGCAACATCCAATGACATAACACTTTGTTGGATCAAAGCAGGCTCAGGCGAATCGCTCTCGTTGCTTAAAAACAAAGAAGTTGATTTGATTATGGTGCATGCACCTAAAGGTGAAAAAGAGGCTCTTAAAGAGGGTTGGGCAAGTGATAGAGCGTTAATTGGTTCAAATGAATTTTACATTACAGGGCCTAAAAGCGATCCTGCACTGATTAAAGACTCATCAAGTGTTGTCGAAGCCTACTCGCGTATTGCCGCCAAAAAAGCCCTTTTTTACACCCGTGCTGACAACTCTGGTACTCAT encodes:
- a CDS encoding substrate-binding domain-containing protein; the encoded protein is MLSKVLITTLALCSFMFATECTERYGKGALEIKLATGSPGELGLVKVLAEAFATSNDITLCWIKAGSGESLSLLKNKEVDLIMVHAPKGEKEALKEGWASDRALIGSNEFYITGPKSDPALIKDSSSVVEAYSRIAAKKALFYTRADNSGTHKKELEIWKKANISPEGNWYTINKDFMLATLKKADTTGAYFMTDSSTWVAAQKELKNMKILFRGDIFLVNTYNTLKQNGVDTPQKTISAKFIEFVAKGEGQNIIRTFGKELYGEAIYNDAEYAKKYDR